A single Ziziphus jujuba cultivar Dongzao chromosome 11, ASM3175591v1 DNA region contains:
- the LOC107408409 gene encoding FT-interacting protein 1 has translation MSSKAAPNQQEDYKLKDTKPQLGERWPHGGLRGGGGWITSERATSTYDLVEQMYYLYVRVVKARDLPTNPVTGSCDPYVEVKLGNFKGITQRFEKKTNPEWNHVFAFSKDRIQSSVLEVFVRDREIVARDDYVGRVIFDMNEVPTRVPPDSPLAPQWYRLEDRQGKAKVRGEVMLAVWMGTQADEAFPESWHSDAASVEGEGVFSIRSKVYVSPKLWYLRVNVIEAQDVEPHDKSQPPQVFVKAQVGNQILKTKLCPTRTANPFWNEDLIFVAAEPFEEELVLTVENKVTPAKDERVGEIRLSLNIFERRLDHRPVHSRWFNLEKFGFGVMEADKRHELKFSSRLHLRVCLEGAYHVLDESTMYISDVRPTARQLWKQPIGILEVGIISAQGLLPMKTKDGRGTTDAYCVAKYGLKWVRTRTIMESFNPKWNEQYTWEVYDPCTVITLGVFDNCHLGRNEKPASGGGGKNDSRIGKVRIRLSTLEMDRIYTNSYPLLVLQPSGLKKMGELQLAVRFTCLSLANIIYLYGHPLLPKMHYLHPFTVNQLDSLRYQAMNIVAVRLGRAEPPLRKEVVEYMLDVDSHMWSMRRSKANFFRIVSLFSGVISMSRWLGEVCHWKNPVTTILVHVLFFILICYPELILPTIFLYMFLIGIWNFRFRPRLPPHMDTKLSWAEAVNPDELDEEFDTFPTSKTQDVARMRYDRLRSVAGRIQTVVGDIATQGERFHALLSWRDPRATSLFVIFCLIAAVVLYVTPFQMIALVAGVFWLRHPRFRSKLPSVPSNFFRRLPSRADSML, from the coding sequence ATGAGTTCGAAAGCTGCTCCAAACCAACAAGAGGACTACAAGCTGAAGGACACAAAACCCCAGCTAGGGGAAAGATGGCCGCACGGAGGATTACGCGGTGGAGGAGGATGGATTACCAGTGAAAGAGCCACAAGCACCTATGATCTTGTCGAACAAATGTACTATTTATATGTCCGAGTAGTGAAAGCCAGAGACCTTCCGACAAACCCTGTGACAGGGAGTTGTGACCCTTATGTGGAAGTGAAGTTGGGTAATTTCAAAGGCATAACACAACGCTTTGAGAAGAAAACCAACCCTGAATGGAACCACGTCTTTGCATTCTCTAAAGATAGGATTCAGTCTTCAGTTCTTGAAGTTTTTGTCAGAGATAGAGAGATAGTGGCAAGAGACGATTATGTCGGGAGAGTGATCTTTGACATGAATGAAGTTCCCACTAGAGTTCCGCCTGATAGTCCTTTGGCACCTCAGTGGTATAGATTAGAGGACAGGCAAGGGAAGGCCAAGGTTAGAGGAGAGGTTATGCTTGCAGTTTGGATGGGAACACAAGCTGATGAAGCTTTCCCAGAATCCTGGCACTCGGATGCTGCTTCAGTTGAAGGAGAGGGAGTCTTCAGTATCAGATCCAAGGTATATGTTTCACCAAAACTTTGGTACCTCAGAGTCAATGTCATTGAAGCTCAAGATGTTGAACCACATGACAAAAGCCAACCACCACAAGTCTTTGTCAAAGCTCAAGTTGGAAATCAGAtacttaaaacaaaattatgccCAACTCGAACCGCCAATCCTTTCTGGAATGAAGACTTGATCTTTGTAGCAGCTGAACCTTTTGAAGAAGAGCTGGTGCTCACAGTGGAAAACAAAGTGACTCCTGCAAAGGATGAAAGGGTGGGAGAAATAAGATTGTCCCTGAACATCTTTGAGAGGCGCTTGGATCACAGACCAGTCCATTCTCGCTGGTTCAACCTTGAGAAATTTGGTTTTGGTGTTATGGAGGCAGACAAGAGGCACGAGCTCAAGTTCTCGAGCAGGCTTCATCTGAGAGTCTGCCTTGAGGGTGCTTACCATGTATTAGATGAGTCAACAATGTACATAAGCGACGTAAGGCCAACTGCTAGGCAGCTATGGAAGCAACCTATTGGAATTCTTGAAGTTGGTATCATAAGTGCTCAAGGGCTTCTTCCAATGAAGACAAAGGATGGAAGAGGCACCACAGATGCTTATTGCGTGGCAAAGTATGGACTGAAATGGGTTCGAACCAGAACAATCATGGAAAGCTTTAATCCAAAATGGAATGAGCAATATACATGGGAAGTGTATGATCCTTGCACGGTGATCACTTTGGGAGTTTTCGACAACTGCCACCTAGGCAGAAACGAGAAACCAGCATCTGGCGGGGGAGGTAAAAACGACTCCAGAATTGGGAAGGTAAGAATCCGGCTGTCAACCTTGGAAATGGATCGGATTTACACAAATTCTTATCCACTTCTTGTTCTTCAACCATCTGGTTTGAAAAAGATGGGAGAACTCCAATTAGCAGTTCGATTTACGTGTCTTTCTCTAGCAAACATAATTTACCTCTATGGCCACCCTTTACTGCCAAAAATGCATTATCTTCATCCATTCACTGTAAACCAGCTAGACAGTTTGAGGTATCAGGCAATGAACATTGTAGCAGTTCGACTTGGCCGTGCTGAGCCACCTCTGAGGAAAGAGGTTGTGGAGTATATGTTAGATGTTGATTCCCACATGTGGAGCATGAGAAGGAGCAAAGCCAACTTCTTTCGAATCGTATCATTGTTTTCTGGTGTAATCTCCATGAGCAGGTGGTTGGGAGAGGTTTGTCACTGGAAGAACCCGGTCACTACCATCCTAGTTCATGTTCTGTTTTTCATACTAATCTGCTATCCAGAATTGATCCTCCCAACCATCTTTCTGTACATGTTTCTCATTGGTATATGGAATTTCCGCTTCCGCCCAAGGCTTCCACCCCACATGGATACTAAACTTTCATGGGCAGAGGCAGTTAATCCGGATGAACTTGATGAAGAGTTTGACACCTTTCCCACCTCTAAGACTCAGGATGTAGCCCGAATGAGGTATGACAGGCTTCGAAGTGTAGCTGGAAGGATTCAAACGGTGGTCGGAGACATTGCAACTCAAGGAGAGAGGTTCCACGCTCTGCTAAGTTGGAGAGATCCAAGAGCAACCAGCCTCTTCGTAATCTTCTGTCTCATTGCAGCCGTGGTGCTCTATGTGACGCCCTTCCAGATGATTGCTTTGGTTGCAGGCGTATTTTGGCTCCGCCATCCAAGATTTCGAAGCAAGTTGCCTTCGGTGCCCAGCAACTTCTTCAGAAGACTGCCATCTCGAGCCGATAGCATGCTCTGA
- the LOC107408508 gene encoding large ribosomal subunit protein eL6y, translating to MTAKLKTARKSRNPDLIRGVGKYSRSKMYHKRGLWAIKAKNGGVFPHHDPKPAAENPPQKPPKFYPADDVKKPFVNKRKHKPTKLRTSITPGTVLIVLAGRFKGKRVVFLKQLSSGLLLVTGPFKINGVPLRRVNQSYVIATSTKVDISGVNVEKFDDKYFAKEVEKKKTKGEGQFFEAEKEEKKLLPQGKKDDQKAVDAPLLKSIEAVADLKTYLAARFSLMSGMKPHELVF from the exons ATGACGGCCAAGCTGAAAACCGCCAGAAAGAGCCGGAACCCGGATCTGATACGGGGCGTGGGCAAGTATTCAAGGTCTAAAATGTACCACAAGAGAGGACTTTGGGCTATCAAGGCCAAAAACGGCGGCGTTTTCCCTCACCACGATCCGAAGCCTGCCGCTGAGAACCCACCTCAGAAACCTCCCAAGTTCTACCCCGCTGATGACGTCAAGAAACCGTTTGTCAACAAGCGCAAGCACAAGCCCACCAAGCTCAG GACGAGTATTACACCGGGGACGGTGTTGATTGTTTTGGCTGGGAGATTTAAAGGGAAGAGAGTTGTATTCCTGAAGCAACTTTCATCTGGCTTGCTTCTGGTGACTg GGCCATTTAAAATTAATGGTGTTCCTTTGAGACGTGTCAATCAATCTTATGTGATTGCGACTTCCACCAAGGTTGACATTTCCGGGGTCAATGTGGAGAAGTTTGATGACAAATATTTTGCAAAGGaagttgaaaagaagaaaacaaagggAGAAGGGCAGTTTTTTGAGGCAGAAAAGGAG GAAAAGAAGCTGCTTCCGCAGGGAAAGAAGGATGATCAGAAGGCTGTGGATGCCCCGTTGTTGAAGTCCATCGAGGCAGTCGCAGACTTGAAGACATACTTAGCTGCGAGATTCTCTCTTATGTCAGGCATGAAGCCTCATGAACTTGTCTTCTAG
- the LOC107405484 gene encoding bZIP transcription factor TGA10 isoform X1 — protein sequence MGFPRGFKVEQKEESNKLLPTPFMASGIKGTNQTTSPAQLQHQQHHQMIQDHNHHHHNQNQNQNQNQNHHQIPYGIMQSPSPSSSIPAGNFISKDSTGGGAYDLGELDQALFFYLDGHDPSNVHDQRQNTGMRPPTLNIFPSQPMHVEPPSSTKGSTGLVSSPASSGSKRPSEPSMELANTHNDATATTGPPQPAKSVKRDGNRKGPTSSSEQEGPKTPDPKTLRRLAQNREAARKSRLRKKAYVQQLESSRIKLNQLEQELQRARTQGMFFGGGTLLAGEQGLPVSINNVSSEATMFDMEYARWLEEHHRLMCDLRAAVQEHLPENELRIFVENCLAHYDQVMNLKGMVAKSDVFHLVSGMWKTPAERCFMWMGGFRPSELIKVILNQIEPLTEQQILGICGLQQSTQEAEEALSQGLEALNQSLSDTITSDSLCSPFNMANYMGQMAVAMNKLSTLEGFVRQADNLRHQTLHRLNQILTTRQAARCLLAIAEYFHRLRALSSLWLARPRQE from the exons ATGGGGTTTCCGAGAGGTTTTAAAGTTGAGCAGAAAGAAGAAAGTAATAAGCTTTTACCAACTCCTTTCATGGCTTCCGGTATTAAAGGAACCAACCAAACTACTTCCCCAGCACAACTCCAACACCAACAACACCACCAGATGATACAAGACCataaccatcatcatcataatcaaaatcaaaatcaaaatcaaaatcaaaatcatcatcagATTCCTTACGGAATTATGCAATcaccttctccttcttcttcaatTCCTGCTGGAAACTTcat AAGCAAAGACAGTACTGGAGGAGGTGCTTATGATTTAGGAGAGCTAGAccaagctctttttttttatcttgatgGACATGACCCATCAAATGTTCATGACCAAAGAC AGAACACAGGAATGCGGCCTCCGACTTTGAATATTTTCCCATCTCAGCCTATGCACGTAGAACCACCATCATCAactaaa ggtagtACGGGACTAGTTTCATCACCAGCAAGCAGTGGTTCAAAGAGACCATCAGAACCGTCCATGGAGTTGGCCAACACACACAATGATGCTACTGCTACTACTGGCCCTCCTCAACCTGCCAAATCTGTCAAG CGAGATGGTAATCGAAAAGGTCCAACATCGAGTTCCGAGCAGGAAGGACCTAAAACCCCAGATCCTAAG ACATTGAGGAGGCTTGCACAGAATAGAGAGGCAGCTAGGAAAAGCAGGCTTAGAAAAAAG GCATATGTTCAGCAGTTAGAGTCAAGTAGGATTAAGCTCAATCAGTTGGAACAAGAGCTACAAAGGGCTAGAACCCAG GGTATGTTTTTCGGTGGAGGAACTCTTTTAGCTGGAGAACAAGGCCTTCCTGTTAGTATCAACAACGTAAGCTCAG aaGCAACGATGTTTGATATGGAGTACGCAAGGTGGCTAGAAGAACACCACCGTCTAATGTGCGATCTTAGAGCAGCAGTGCAAGAGCATCTTCCGGAGAACGAGCTTCGAATCTTCGTCGAAAACTGCTTAGCGCACTATGACCAAGTAATGAATCTAAAAGGAATGGTGGCCAAATCCGACGTTTTTCATTTGGTTTCGGGCATGTGGAAGACTCCCGCCGAGCGGTGTTTCATGTGGATGGGTGGATTCAGACCCTCTGAGCTCATCAAG gtaaTTCTGAACCAAATAGAGCCACTAACGGAGCAGCAAATATTGGGTATATGTGGGTTGCAACAATCAACACAGGAAGCAGAAGAGGCACTCTCCCAAGGTCTTGAAGCTCTCAACCAGTCTCTCTCAGACACCATAACCTCCGACTCATTATGCTCTCCTTTTAACATGGCTAACTACATGGGCCAGATGGCTGTAGCCATGAACAAGCTCTCCACTCTTGAAGGTTTTGTTCGACAG GCTGATAATTTGAGGCATCAGACGTTACACCGATTGAATCAAATCCTGACGACACGACAAGCCGCGAGGTGTTTGCTAGCAATTGCTGAATATTTCCATCGTCTTCGAGCTCTCAGCTCTCTCTGGTTGGCTCGTCCTCGACAAGAATGA
- the LOC107405484 gene encoding bZIP transcription factor TGA10 isoform X2, whose product MGFPRGFKVEQKEESNKLLPTPFMASGIKGTNQTTSPAQLQHQQHHQMIQDHNHHHHNQNQNQNQNQNHHQIPYGIMQSPSPSSSIPAGNFIKDSTGGGAYDLGELDQALFFYLDGHDPSNVHDQRQNTGMRPPTLNIFPSQPMHVEPPSSTKGSTGLVSSPASSGSKRPSEPSMELANTHNDATATTGPPQPAKSVKRDGNRKGPTSSSEQEGPKTPDPKTLRRLAQNREAARKSRLRKKAYVQQLESSRIKLNQLEQELQRARTQGMFFGGGTLLAGEQGLPVSINNVSSEATMFDMEYARWLEEHHRLMCDLRAAVQEHLPENELRIFVENCLAHYDQVMNLKGMVAKSDVFHLVSGMWKTPAERCFMWMGGFRPSELIKVILNQIEPLTEQQILGICGLQQSTQEAEEALSQGLEALNQSLSDTITSDSLCSPFNMANYMGQMAVAMNKLSTLEGFVRQADNLRHQTLHRLNQILTTRQAARCLLAIAEYFHRLRALSSLWLARPRQE is encoded by the exons ATGGGGTTTCCGAGAGGTTTTAAAGTTGAGCAGAAAGAAGAAAGTAATAAGCTTTTACCAACTCCTTTCATGGCTTCCGGTATTAAAGGAACCAACCAAACTACTTCCCCAGCACAACTCCAACACCAACAACACCACCAGATGATACAAGACCataaccatcatcatcataatcaaaatcaaaatcaaaatcaaaatcaaaatcatcatcagATTCCTTACGGAATTATGCAATcaccttctccttcttcttcaatTCCTGCTGGAAACTTcat CAAAGACAGTACTGGAGGAGGTGCTTATGATTTAGGAGAGCTAGAccaagctctttttttttatcttgatgGACATGACCCATCAAATGTTCATGACCAAAGAC AGAACACAGGAATGCGGCCTCCGACTTTGAATATTTTCCCATCTCAGCCTATGCACGTAGAACCACCATCATCAactaaa ggtagtACGGGACTAGTTTCATCACCAGCAAGCAGTGGTTCAAAGAGACCATCAGAACCGTCCATGGAGTTGGCCAACACACACAATGATGCTACTGCTACTACTGGCCCTCCTCAACCTGCCAAATCTGTCAAG CGAGATGGTAATCGAAAAGGTCCAACATCGAGTTCCGAGCAGGAAGGACCTAAAACCCCAGATCCTAAG ACATTGAGGAGGCTTGCACAGAATAGAGAGGCAGCTAGGAAAAGCAGGCTTAGAAAAAAG GCATATGTTCAGCAGTTAGAGTCAAGTAGGATTAAGCTCAATCAGTTGGAACAAGAGCTACAAAGGGCTAGAACCCAG GGTATGTTTTTCGGTGGAGGAACTCTTTTAGCTGGAGAACAAGGCCTTCCTGTTAGTATCAACAACGTAAGCTCAG aaGCAACGATGTTTGATATGGAGTACGCAAGGTGGCTAGAAGAACACCACCGTCTAATGTGCGATCTTAGAGCAGCAGTGCAAGAGCATCTTCCGGAGAACGAGCTTCGAATCTTCGTCGAAAACTGCTTAGCGCACTATGACCAAGTAATGAATCTAAAAGGAATGGTGGCCAAATCCGACGTTTTTCATTTGGTTTCGGGCATGTGGAAGACTCCCGCCGAGCGGTGTTTCATGTGGATGGGTGGATTCAGACCCTCTGAGCTCATCAAG gtaaTTCTGAACCAAATAGAGCCACTAACGGAGCAGCAAATATTGGGTATATGTGGGTTGCAACAATCAACACAGGAAGCAGAAGAGGCACTCTCCCAAGGTCTTGAAGCTCTCAACCAGTCTCTCTCAGACACCATAACCTCCGACTCATTATGCTCTCCTTTTAACATGGCTAACTACATGGGCCAGATGGCTGTAGCCATGAACAAGCTCTCCACTCTTGAAGGTTTTGTTCGACAG GCTGATAATTTGAGGCATCAGACGTTACACCGATTGAATCAAATCCTGACGACACGACAAGCCGCGAGGTGTTTGCTAGCAATTGCTGAATATTTCCATCGTCTTCGAGCTCTCAGCTCTCTCTGGTTGGCTCGTCCTCGACAAGAATGA